DNA from Nitriliruptor alkaliphilus DSM 45188:
TGCGTCGAGCGTTCGGCCCGGACCACGCCTCGTCCGACCAGGTCGCCACGCTGGCGATGGCCGTGTTCGACGGCCTCCGACCCGTGCACGGGCTCGGGCCCTCCGACCGGGAGCTGGTGGCCCACGCAGCCCGGCTGCACGACATCGGCGAGTCGCTCGCGTTGCGGCGCCACCACGTGCACGGCGCCTACCTGATCGCCAACGCCGAGCTCCGCGGGTTCGCTCCGCACGAGACCGCGATGCTGGCGACGCTGGTCCGATCAGCCCCGTCACGCGGGATCGACGCCAGCTACCCGCCGTTCGAGGCGCTGTCGGAGGTGGACCAGGACCGCACGCGACGGCTGCTCCCGGTCCTGCAGCTGGCGACCCGGTTCGCGCGGACCCGCGACGGCGCCGTCCGCGACGCCCGGGTCGCGGTGGAGGAGGACCACGTCACCGTCGCACCCGTCGGGCACGACGTGCCGGCGGCGCCCGTCGACCTCGAACGTGTCGCACGGCTGTTCCGCAGCACCTACGGCCTGCCGCTGCGTGTCGCGCCCGTCGTAGTGGGTGGCGCATGACCGCGGGGGACCCGCAGCGGGCCGGGCGCCGCCTCCGAGCGCAGGCCGTCCACCGTCTCACGCCGTCGGACATCGGCGAGCGGGTGTCGATCCGGCACCTGGTGGTCACCGGCGCCTCGAGCGAGCCGGTCGCGTCCGACGTCGTCGGCCGGCTGCTCGGCTACGAGGCGGGCATCCTCGCGCTGGTGCGCCGGGACGGTCAGCTCGCCTTCGTGGACGAAGCCGCGATCGTGGCCTCCCGCGTGGTCCCTGCGCACCCACGCCTACCGGCTGAGCCGACGGATGTCGGGACAGCGGACCACCCGCTCGATCGCGATGCCGCCCGTGTGCTCCTGGTCGACGACCGCGACCAGGTGCTGCTGGTGGCCCACCAGGGAACTCCGGACCGCATCGTCTGGACGGCTCCGGGGGGCGGCCTCCAACCCGGTGAGGACCACCACAGCGCGTCGGTGCGCGAGCTGACCGAGGAGCTCGGGCTGGATGCCGACGTCGGCCCCTGGGTGTGGTCGCGCACCGTGACGTTCCGGTACGCCGGCGTGCACCTGCGGCAGACCGAACGCTGGTTCCTCGCTCGGGTGTCGGCCTACGACGAGGTCACGGCGCCGCTCGACGACGCGGGGCTGGTGGCCGCGAGGTGGTGGAGCCTCGCCGAG
Protein-coding regions in this window:
- a CDS encoding NUDIX hydrolase, which codes for MTAGDPQRAGRRLRAQAVHRLTPSDIGERVSIRHLVVTGASSEPVASDVVGRLLGYEAGILALVRRDGQLAFVDEAAIVASRVVPAHPRLPAEPTDVGTADHPLDRDAARVLLVDDRDQVLLVAHQGTPDRIVWTAPGGGLQPGEDHHSASVRELTEELGLDADVGPWVWSRTVTFRYAGVHLRQTERWFLARVSAYDEVTAPLDDAGLVAARWWSLAELRRTDERLAPRALPDHLEAILRDGPPTSPVDVGR